A single region of the Streptomyces virginiae genome encodes:
- the glpK gene encoding glycerol kinase GlpK produces MTTSTGPFIAAIDQGTTSSRCIVFDRDGRIVAVDQKEHEQIFPKPGQVEHDATEIWTNVQEVVASAIAKAEITAADVKAVGITNQRETTVLWDRHTGEPVHNALVWQDTRTDALCKELGRNVGQDRFRRETGLPLASYFAGPKVRWLLDNVEGLRERAEAGDILFGTMDSWIIWNLTGGPQGGVHVTDVTNASRTMLMNLHTLAWDDKIAESMGVPLNVLPEIRSSAEVYGHVKEGVLAGVPVASALGDQQAALFGQTCFAEGEAKSTYGTGTFMLMNTGDKIINSYSGLLTTVGYQIGDQKPVYALEGSIAVTGSLVQWMRDQMGLIKSAAEIETLASSVEDNGGVYFVPAFSGLFAPYWRSDARGVVAGLTRYVTKAHIARAVLEATAWQTREITDAMTKDSGVELAALKVDGGMTSNNLLMQTLSDFLDAPVVRPMVAETTCLGAAYAAGLAVGFWPDTDALRANWRRAAEWTPRMPAEQRDREYKSWLKAVERSMGWVDDEDAS; encoded by the coding sequence ATGACCACCAGCACCGGCCCCTTCATCGCCGCGATCGACCAGGGGACCACCTCCTCCCGTTGCATCGTCTTCGACCGCGACGGCCGCATCGTCGCCGTCGACCAGAAGGAGCACGAGCAGATCTTCCCGAAGCCGGGCCAGGTCGAGCACGACGCCACCGAGATCTGGACCAACGTCCAGGAGGTCGTGGCGAGCGCGATCGCCAAGGCGGAGATCACCGCCGCGGACGTCAAGGCCGTCGGCATCACCAACCAGCGCGAGACCACGGTCCTGTGGGACCGCCACACCGGCGAGCCGGTGCACAACGCGCTGGTCTGGCAGGACACCCGCACCGACGCCCTGTGCAAGGAGCTCGGCCGCAACGTCGGCCAGGACCGCTTCCGCCGCGAGACCGGCCTGCCGCTGGCGAGCTACTTCGCCGGCCCGAAGGTCCGCTGGCTGCTCGACAACGTCGAGGGCCTGCGCGAGCGCGCCGAGGCCGGGGACATCCTCTTCGGCACCATGGACTCGTGGATCATCTGGAACCTCACGGGTGGCCCGCAGGGCGGCGTGCACGTCACCGACGTCACCAACGCCTCGCGCACCATGCTGATGAACCTGCACACCCTGGCCTGGGACGACAAGATCGCCGAGTCCATGGGCGTCCCGCTCAACGTCCTTCCGGAGATCAGGTCCTCCGCCGAGGTCTACGGCCACGTCAAGGAGGGCGTCCTCGCCGGTGTCCCGGTCGCCTCGGCGCTCGGTGACCAGCAGGCCGCCCTCTTCGGCCAGACCTGTTTCGCCGAGGGCGAGGCCAAGTCCACGTACGGCACCGGAACGTTCATGCTGATGAACACCGGCGACAAGATCATCAACTCCTACAGCGGCCTGCTGACCACGGTCGGCTACCAGATCGGCGACCAGAAGCCGGTCTACGCGCTGGAGGGCTCCATCGCCGTCACCGGCTCGCTCGTCCAGTGGATGCGCGACCAGATGGGCCTGATCAAGTCCGCGGCCGAGATCGAGACCCTGGCCTCCTCGGTCGAGGACAACGGCGGCGTCTACTTCGTGCCGGCCTTCTCCGGCCTGTTCGCCCCGTACTGGCGCTCCGACGCCCGTGGCGTGGTCGCCGGCCTCACCCGGTACGTCACCAAGGCGCACATCGCCCGTGCCGTCCTGGAGGCCACCGCCTGGCAGACCCGCGAGATCACCGACGCCATGACCAAGGACTCGGGCGTCGAGCTCGCCGCCCTCAAGGTCGACGGCGGCATGACCTCCAACAACCTCCTGATGCAGACGCTCTCGGACTTCCTGGACGCCCCCGTGGTGCGCCCGATGGTCGCCGAGACCACCTGCCTCGGTGCCGCCTACGCCGCCGGCCTGGCCGTCGGTTTCTGGCCCGACACCGACGCCCTGCGCGCCAACTGGCGCCGCGCGGCGGAGTGGACCCCGCGGATGCCCGCCGAGCAGCGGGACCGCGAGTACAAGAGCTGGCTCAAGGCCGTGGAGCGTTCCATGGGCTGGGTCGACGACGAAGACGCCAGCTGA